The following are from one region of the Salvia hispanica cultivar TCC Black 2014 chromosome 1, UniMelb_Shisp_WGS_1.0, whole genome shotgun sequence genome:
- the LOC125219196 gene encoding cytochrome P450 81Q32-like: MEFSLSHILFISSLLSFLYILFRPILLTKTLNLPPSPILALPIIGHMYLFKKPLHQTLAKISETQGPVVLLRFGSRPVLVVSSPSAAEECFTKNDAVFANRPRLLAGKHLGYGYTSLVWAPYGDHWRNLRRIATVEMLSSHRVHLFADARREEARHLVRRLLLAGGGGEGFRVVEMKSALFETVLNVVMVMIGGKRYYDGVSGDSEERMRFKEIVAESFRVSGATNIGDFVPVLRWIGMDKIECKLKELQVKRDNFMQDLIDEHRRRSKSEKMNSTLIDVLLELQENDPQNYKDEIIRGMMQVMLSAGADTSASTMEWAMSLLLNNPDALTKTQAEIDRQIGHSRLVEDSDLPHLPYLQAVIKETFRVCPVGPMLVPHESSEVCSVGGYRVPSGTMLLVNAWAIQRDPKIWEDPAKFKPERFFDFDGKKELSYASMPFGYGRRGCPGENLALRVVGLVLASLIQCFEWERLDDEMVDLTGAPGLSMPKAQPLVARCRPRAAELLQHI, encoded by the exons ATGGAATTCTCACTCTCACATATCCTCTTCATCTCCTCCCTCCTCTCTTTCCTCTACATACTATTTCGCCCAATTCTCCTCACCAAAACCCTAAATCTCCCTCCAAGTCCAATCTTGGCCCTCCCAATCATAGGCCACATGTACCTCTTCAAGAAGCCCTTGCACCAAACCCTAGCAAAAATCTCCGAAACACAAGGCCCCGTCGTGCTCCTCCGGTTCGGCTCCCGCCCCGTCCTCGTCGTCTCCTCCCCCTCCGCAGCCGAGGAATGCTTCACCAAGAACGACGCCGTCTTCGCCAACCGCCCCCGCCTTTTGGCGGGAAAGCACCTCGGCTACGGCTACACCTCCCTCGTGTGGGCCCCCTACGGCGACCACTGGCGCAACCTCCGCCGCATCGCCACCGTCGAGATGCTCTCCTCCCACCGCGTCCATCTCTTCGCCGACGCGCGGCGCGAGGAGGCCCGCCACCTCGttcgccgcctcctcctcgccggcggcggcggagaagGATTTAGAGTGGTGGAGATGAAGTCAGCGTTGTTTGAGACGGTGTTGAACgtggtgatggtgatgatcGGAGGGAAGCGATACTACGACGGCGTTTCGGGGGACTCGGAGGAGCGGATGAGGTTCAAGGAGATCGTGGCGGAGAGTTTCAGAGTGAGCGGCGCCACCAATATTGGGGATTTCGTGCCGGTTTTGAGGTGGATTGGAATGGACAAGATCGAATGCAAGCTGAAAGAATTGCAGGTGAAGAGAGATAATTTTATGCAGGATTTGATCGATGAACATAGAAGAAGAAGCAAATCGGAGAAGATGAATTCGACGTTGATCGATGTGCTTTTGGAGCTACAAGAGAATGATCCCCAAAATTACAAAGATGAAATCATTAGAGGGATGATGCAg GTGATGCTGTCGGCCGGTGCGGACACGTCAGCATCGACAATGGAATGGGCCATGTCGCTCTTGCTTAACAATCCGGACGCATTGACCAAGACACAAGCAGAGATTGACCGTCAGATCGGTCATTCTCGGCTTGTTGAGGACTCTGACCTCCCTCACCTGCCCTATCTACAAGCGGTCATAAAAGAGACGTTTCGTGTGTGTCCGGTCGGGCCGATGCTCGTGCCTCACGAATCATCAGAGGTTTGCTCAGTCGGGGGGTACAGAGTGCCTAGTGGGACGATGTTGTTGGTGAATGCGTGGGCCATACAAAGGGACCCAAAGATATGGGAGGATCCGGCGAAGTTTAAGCCTGAGAGattctttgattttgatgggAAGAAGGAATTGTCGTATGCATCGATGCCATTTGGATATGGGAGGAGAGGGTGCCCGGGTGAGAACCTGGCATTACGTGTCGTAGGCCTAGTCCTTGCGTCGCTCATTCAGTGCTTTGAATGGGAGCGACTTGATGATGAGATGGTGGATTTGACCGGAGCACCGGGACTTAGCATGCCCAAGGCTCAGCCGCTCGTGGCCAGATGTAGGCCACGCGCGGCAGAATTGCTTCaacatatttga
- the LOC125209714 gene encoding agamous-like MADS-box protein AGL104 isoform X1 — MGRVKLQIKKIENTTNRQVTFSKRRNGLIKKAYELSVLCDVDVALIMFSPSGRVSIFSGNSSIEEIMARFVNLPEHERGRLHNQEYLERALGKLKAEADRNYNQAAATGSPASNASMMHAQIEEMQQELLKCRCQLEDAEKKLRVYESELCDISTLGEAEYREQVLEENLKQIRLRKHVLQDQHNSPGAQSSQVMSYPSQSTDMNVLAARNPDNVLDWLPQRDPQTQILNFLDSNGLLPMRDQPPQRMDNILPQSLTLVHAPSVHVYNHLSPSRSMEDDVQRSEFGPAIDVNLSPWADLYPTGNDPFPTAQPRERALLELYLSQLTPVNHDHI; from the exons atGGGGAGAGTGAAGCtccaaatcaagaaaatagaGAACACTACAAATAGGCAGGTCACTTTCTCCAAGAGAAGAAATGGACTGATTAAGAAAGCCTATGAACTTTCTGTGCTTTGTGATGTTGATGTTGCCCTCATCATGTTTTCCCCTTCTGGAAGGGTCAGCATCTTCTCCGGTAACTCAAG CATCGAAGAGATCATGGCGCGATTTGTTAACCTTCCCGAGCACGAAAGAGGAAG GCTGCATAACCAGGAG TACCTAGAGAGGGCCCTTGGAAAGTTGAAAGCTGAAGCGGATCGAAACTATAATCAAGCTGCTGCTACAGG CAGCCCAGCCAGCAATGCTAGCATGATGCATGCTCAGATTGAG GAAATGCAGCAAGAATTGCTCAAATGCAGGTGCCAACTTGAAGATGCAGAGAAAAAATTAAG GGTTTATGAAAGTGAACTGTGTGATATTTCTACATTGGGTGAAGCTGAGTACAGAGAGCAAGTTTTGGAAGAAAATCTCAAGCAGATAAGGCTGCGAAAG CATGTTTTGCAAGATCAGCACAACTCCCCTGGTGCCCAATCTTCACAG GTGATGAGCTATCCCTCACAAAGTACTGACATGAATGTTTTGGCTGCAAGAAATCCAGACAATGTGTTGGATTGGCTTCCCCAAAGAGATCCACAAACTCAGATCCTCAATTTCTTGGACTCCAATGGCCTACTTCCTATGAG GGATCAGCCTCCTCAACGGATGGACAACATCCTCCCGCAATCCCTGACTCTCGTGCACGCTCCAAGCGTGCACGTCTACAACCACCTGAGCCCGAGCCGCAGCATGGAGGACGACGTGCAGCGGTCTGAATTTGGACCGGCCATCGATGTTAATCTCTCACCGTGGGCTGATTTGTACCCCACAG gAAATGACCCTTTCCCGACCGCGCAGCCGAGGGAACGAGCGCTTCTTGAACTGTATCTATCACAGCTTACCCCAGTGAATCATGATCATATTTGA
- the LOC125209714 gene encoding agamous-like MADS-box protein AGL104 isoform X2 — MGRVKLQIKKIENTTNRQVTFSKRRNGLIKKAYELSVLCDVDVALIMFSPSGRVSIFSGNSSIEEIMARFVNLPEHERGRLHNQEYLERALGKLKAEADRNYNQAAATGPASNASMMHAQIEEMQQELLKCRCQLEDAEKKLRVYESELCDISTLGEAEYREQVLEENLKQIRLRKHVLQDQHNSPGAQSSQVMSYPSQSTDMNVLAARNPDNVLDWLPQRDPQTQILNFLDSNGLLPMRDQPPQRMDNILPQSLTLVHAPSVHVYNHLSPSRSMEDDVQRSEFGPAIDVNLSPWADLYPTGNDPFPTAQPRERALLELYLSQLTPVNHDHI; from the exons atGGGGAGAGTGAAGCtccaaatcaagaaaatagaGAACACTACAAATAGGCAGGTCACTTTCTCCAAGAGAAGAAATGGACTGATTAAGAAAGCCTATGAACTTTCTGTGCTTTGTGATGTTGATGTTGCCCTCATCATGTTTTCCCCTTCTGGAAGGGTCAGCATCTTCTCCGGTAACTCAAG CATCGAAGAGATCATGGCGCGATTTGTTAACCTTCCCGAGCACGAAAGAGGAAG GCTGCATAACCAGGAG TACCTAGAGAGGGCCCTTGGAAAGTTGAAAGCTGAAGCGGATCGAAACTATAATCAAGCTGCTGCTACAGG CCCAGCCAGCAATGCTAGCATGATGCATGCTCAGATTGAG GAAATGCAGCAAGAATTGCTCAAATGCAGGTGCCAACTTGAAGATGCAGAGAAAAAATTAAG GGTTTATGAAAGTGAACTGTGTGATATTTCTACATTGGGTGAAGCTGAGTACAGAGAGCAAGTTTTGGAAGAAAATCTCAAGCAGATAAGGCTGCGAAAG CATGTTTTGCAAGATCAGCACAACTCCCCTGGTGCCCAATCTTCACAG GTGATGAGCTATCCCTCACAAAGTACTGACATGAATGTTTTGGCTGCAAGAAATCCAGACAATGTGTTGGATTGGCTTCCCCAAAGAGATCCACAAACTCAGATCCTCAATTTCTTGGACTCCAATGGCCTACTTCCTATGAG GGATCAGCCTCCTCAACGGATGGACAACATCCTCCCGCAATCCCTGACTCTCGTGCACGCTCCAAGCGTGCACGTCTACAACCACCTGAGCCCGAGCCGCAGCATGGAGGACGACGTGCAGCGGTCTGAATTTGGACCGGCCATCGATGTTAATCTCTCACCGTGGGCTGATTTGTACCCCACAG gAAATGACCCTTTCCCGACCGCGCAGCCGAGGGAACGAGCGCTTCTTGAACTGTATCTATCACAGCTTACCCCAGTGAATCATGATCATATTTGA
- the LOC125201702 gene encoding putative cyclin-A3-1, translating to MSGQENCVRITRLAAKKRAAEETLQRPNKRVVLGEIQNVLTPQNLGLGKGGKRRKLERNAKGVRKDLNSDAEEKPYDPQLCVAYASEIYEYLHRMEKEPNRRPLSDYIGKVQKDVTANMRGILVDWLVEVAEEYKLQSDTLYLGVSYIDRFLSSNVVTRQRLQLVGVSAMLIAWKYEEIKPTHVEDFCYITDNTYTREEIVKMESDVLTSLKFEMGNPTTKTFLRRFTRIGQGDNESYNLQLEFLGYYLAELSLLDYECLKFLPSLVAASVIFLSRFTLQPKQHPWNSALQQYSKYKPSDLKECVHILLELQSSKRGSKLVAIKEKYKQHKFKCVATLSPPSQVPEFFFNDIKD from the exons ATGTCCGGTCAAGAAAACTGCGTGAGGATCACTCGCTTGGCGGCGAAGAAGAGGGCTGCTGAGGAGACGCTGCAACGCCCGAATAAGAGAGTGGTTTTGGGGGAAATTCAGAATGTTTTGACTCCGCAGAATCTGGGATTGGGGAAAGGGGGAAAGAGGAGGAAGCTGGAGAGGAATGCGAAGGGGGTACGGAAGGATTTGAATTCGGATGCGGAAGAGAAACCATATGATCCGCAGCTGTGTGTAGCTTATGCTTCGGAGATTTATGAGTATCTTCATAGAATGGAG AAGGAGCCGAATAGAAGGCCGTTGTCGGATTATATTGGGAAAGTTCAGAAAGATGTGACTGCAAACATGAGGGGGATTTTGGTGGATTGGTTAGTGGAGGTTGCTGAGGAGTACAAGCTTCAATCCGATACGCTGTACCTAGGAGTGTCGTACATCGACAGATTCTTATCCTCGAATGTCGTTACCAGGCAAAGGCTTCAGCTTGTTGGAGTTTCAGCAATGCTCATTGCCTG GAAATATGAGGAGATTAAGCCTACCCATGTGGAAGACTTCTGTTACATCACGGACAACACGTATACCAGGGAAGAGATAGTGAAGATGGAGTCGGATGTGCTCACATCTCTCAAGTTTGAGATGGGAAATCCAACTACAAAGACATTTCTCCG TCGGTTCACTAGGATTGGTCAAGGAGATAATGAG AGTTACAATCTACAGTTGGAGTTCCTAGGTTACTACCTTGCGGAACTGAGTTTGCTCGATTATGAATGCTTGAAATTCTTGCCTTCTCTGGTGGCTGCTTCGGTCATATTCCTCTCACGATTCACTCTCCAACCTAAGCAACATCCTTGG AACTCAGCTCTGCAGCAATACTCGAAATACAAACCATCCGATCTGAAAGAATGTGTTCACATCCTTCTTGAGCTGCAATCGAGCAAGAGAGGAAGCAAGTTAGTTGCTATCAAGGAGAAATACAAGCAACATAAG TTCAAATGTGTGGCAACACTGTCTCCACCATCACAAGTGCCGGAATTCTTCTTCAATGATATCAAAGATTAA